One part of the Microtus ochrogaster isolate Prairie Vole_2 chromosome 16, MicOch1.0, whole genome shotgun sequence genome encodes these proteins:
- the Cdnf gene encoding cerebral dopamine neurotrophic factor has product MWCTRCTSPVALVTFCAGLWISNLVLVQGLEAGVRPGPECEVCTEFLNRFYNSLLSRGIDFPVDTIEKELITFCLDAKGKENRLCYYLGATKDAATKILGEVTRPMSVHVPVVKICERLKKMDSQICELKYEKKLDLASVDLWKMRVAELKQILHNWGEECKACAEKNDYVTLIKELAPKYVKPQPQTEL; this is encoded by the exons ATGTGGTGCACGCGGTGCACCAGCCCGGTTGCCCTAGTAACCTTTTGCGCTGGGCTTTGGATCTCGAACCTGGTGCTGGTGCAGGGCCTGGAGGCCGGTGTGCGGCCGGGGCCTGAGTGTGAAG TATGTACAGAATTCTTAAACCGATTCTACAACTCCTTGCTAAGCAGAGGAATAGACTTTCCTGTGGACACCATAGAGAAAGAGTTGATCACCTTTTGCTTGGatgccaaaggaaaagaaaaccgcTTG TGCTATTATCTAGGAGCCACCAAAGACGCAGCCACCAAGATCCTTGGTGAAGTCACACGTCCCATGAGTGTGCACGTGCCCGTAGTGAAGATCTGTGAGAGGCTGAAGAAGATGGACAGCCAGATTTGTGAGCTGAAGTACG AGAAGAAACTGGACTTGGCATCGGTGGACCTATGGAAGATGAGAGTTGCAGAACTGAAGCAGATCCTACACAACTGGGGGGAGGAGTGCAAGGCctgtgcagaaaaaaatgactacgTGACCCTCATCAAAGAGCTGGCCCCCAAATATGTAAAGCCACAGCCCCAAACAGAGCTCTGA